Below is a genomic region from Bacteroidota bacterium.
GATTGAGAAATTCAGGATTGAACACCCTCTTCAAAGCATCTTCCACAGTTTGTTTCATTGCCGTGTATTTGTCTTTTGGTGTTTCAGTTCCGAAACCAAAACTTCCTGTAGTTTTAATATCTCTTGTCCCGACATTCGAAGTCATTATCAGGATAGTATTTTTGAAATCAACACGTCTTCCAAGACTGTCGGTCAAGATACCGTCGTCCAATACTTGCAAAAGAATATTAAAAACATCGGGATGTGCTTTTTCAATTTCATCCAACAGGACGACAGAGTATGGTTTGCGACGGACTTTTTCTGTAAGTTGACCGCCTTCTTCGTATCCGACATATCCGGGAGGTGCACCAACGAGGCGTGAGATTGAAAACTTTTCCATATATTCACTCATATCAATCCGGATTAGTGCTTCTTCGGTGTCGAACAAATATTTTGCAAGAACTTTTGCCAATTCGGTTTTTCCAACGCCGGTAGGTCCGAGGAATATAAACGAACCAATCGGACGTTTCGGGTCTTTCAAGCCGGAACGTGTTCGCCGAATCGCTTTGCTAAGTTTAACGATGGCTTCGGACTGACCGATAATTTGTTTTTGTAGTACTTCTTCCATTTTTAGAAGTTTAAGCGACTCTGATTCGGCAATCTTGTTTACAGGAATACCGGTCATCATAGCTACGACATCGGCGATGTGATTCTCAGTAACTTCGTAAACAAGCGATTCCGATTTTTGCTCCCATTCTAACTTTGCTGTTTCGAGACTGCTAAGTAATTTTTTCTCGAGGTCGCGAAGTCGAGCGGCCTCTTCATAATTCTGACTTTTTACGACATGGCTTTTCGATTGTTTTACTTTTTCGACTTCAGCTTCTAAGTCTAAAACGTCTTGTGGTACATGGATGTTAGAAAGATGTACACGGGCACCGGCTTCGTCGAGGACATCGATTGCCTTGTCCGGAAGATAGCGGTCTGTAATATAGCGGTCGCTAAGTTTAACGGCTCCTTCAATTGCTTTGTCGGTGTATTTTACACCATGATGTTGTTCGTATTTGTGTTTTATGTATTTCAATATCTGTATAGTTTCTTCAACCGATGTCGGGTCAATCATTATTTTTTGAAACCGTCTATCAAGTGCGCCATCTTTTTCTATGTATTGCCGATATTCGTCGAGTGTAGTTGCACCGATACATTGTAATTCGCCCCGAGAGAGAGCGGGTTTAAACATATTTGATGCATCAAGAGAACCCGAAGCTCCACCGGCGCCTACTATAGTGTGGAGTTCGTCGATGAATAAAATAACATCTTTAGCTTTCTCAAGTTCATTCATTACCGCCTTCATTCTTTCTTCAAATTGTCCGCGGTATTTGGTTCCGGCTACTAAAGCTCCAAGGTCAAGTGTTACAACACGCTTATCGTGAAGTACGCGAGAAACTTTTTTTTGTACGATCCGCAAAGCAAGTCCTTCGGCAATTGCAGTTTTACCCACACCGGGCTCGCCTATGAGTACCGGGTTATTTTTTTTGCGACGACTAAGCACTTGGGCTACCCGCTCGATTTCTTTTTCACGACCTACTATGGGGTCAAGTTTATCTTCCATAGCTAATCGGGTTAAGTCCCTACCGAAGTTATCGAGCACAGGAGTTTTCGATTTATCGTTTTTTTTCTCCACTTGAGGAGAGGCGGGATGTGAGCTTGGAGTTTTACCACTAATTATATTATCAAGTTCAAAGCGAACTGCTTCGTATGTAATATTTAGCTGATGTAATATTTGAGCAGCAATATTGTCGTCGTCCCTCATTAGTGAGAGAAGTAAATGTTCTGTGCCAATCACATCGGCTTTGAAGAGTTTGGCTTCCAGGTAAGTTATCTTTAAAACTTTTTCGGCTTGTTTGGTGAGTGGGATATTTCCCATAGTCATCGTTCCGCCGGTTGAACGGACTGCTTCCTCGATTGATTTCTTAAGTTTTTGCAGATCAACGCCTAAGTTGCGAAGTATTTTAACAGCAATGCCCTGTCCTTCGCGTATAATTCCTAAAAGCAGATGCTCGGTTCCGATATAATCGTGTCCGAGACGCAAAGCTTCTTCACGGCTGAGCCGGATAACATCTTGTACTCTATTTGAAAAATTACCTTCCATTATTGTCCTTTATTAGCAATAGCATAAAAAAATTAACATAGTTTTATTTAAACAACATTAATAGATGTAACACTGTTCCAATACTCATCTATCAACTACCATTTTTAATATAACGAAATAGAAAAGATTAATCAAATAATAAAATATTTTATGAAAAGGCATAATTGAAGAAGAAGTCTTCGAATGAAATTTAGAAAAGAAAATGTATGATGTCTGGTATCTTGCATTTCAAAAGATTTTTCGTTATACTTAAGCCAATTAAATGACTGTTAGTCATTTAATAATTAAAATATCCCTAAAATGAGTAAGATAGAAAGAAAAGAAAGAGAAAAACAACTTCGCCGCGAATCGATATTAGATGCCGCAGAATCTGTTTTCTTTGAGAAAGGTTTAATTGCCTCGACCATGGATGAGATTGCCGAGAAAGCAGAGCTTAGCAAAGGTACATTGTATTTGTATTACCGAAGCAAGGACGATTTATATCTTGGTGTAATTTGCAGAGGATTCGATATTCTCATCATTAAACTTAATGAATCAGTTTCACCGAATGTTTCGACAATACAAAAGTTACTAAACATCGGCTCAGCGTATTATAATTTTTCGCAAAAGCATACACATTATTTCAGGATGTTTTCTTTTCTCGAAAGCCCGCAATTCCATACAATGGCATCTGAAGAATTGTTAAACGAAAGTCACAACCAAAGTAAGAGAGCTTGGGATGTTATCATAGATGTTATTTCAAATGGAATAAAAGATGGAACTTTCCGGGAAAACATCGACCCCGTGCAAATGGCAATAATACTCTGGTTGAATGCTACAGCAATAATGAAATTGAAAGACCGAAAAGATCAATTTTGGATAGAAAATTTAAACGTCGATGTAGATACGATTTTGCAAAAATCTAATGCAATGCTTGTATCAACGATGCTCACAGAAAATGCAAAAAGATATTATCAACCGAAATTATAAAATTTTAAAAAATACAGGATAAGTTATGAAAGGTTTGTTTTGGACAGTAGTAGGAATAGGAATAGGAGCAGTTGCAGCTTATTTGATTTTAAAACCGGGAGTAGAAAGTCAGGCATCGTTTCCGATGTTCGTGATGAAAAAAGCAAAAGGTTCGATTAACGACGAAGTTTTTGCCGGAGTAGAGACCAACGAAGACGAGAAATGGATTTAGATTAAAACTGACTAGCGATAGTTCTAAACGTGCTTGTAAAAAGGAAGCTGGTTATTCCGATTGCTACGAACCACCAAAGCCATGCGTGCACTCTTGCTCTTAATGTAGGAAACATAATTAATATCCAAACTGTTGATTGAATATATATATCTTTTAAACTAGATGCAAGCAGTATATTGACTTTGGTATATTTAATTTGTAGATTTAAGCACAATTTATCGTTTTTTAAACAAATTTGGAGATTTTTAAGCATGTTTGCAATTGTTGAAATAGCAGGACAGCAATTTAAGGTAAGTCCTTCCGCGAAACTGTTTGTCCCTAAAATAGCAAACCAAGTTGGCAATAAGCTAAAATTTGATAAAGTTCTGCTATACAGCGATGATAAAGGTATCAAGGTTGGCAAACCAATAGTTAAAGGTATTGAAGTCGAAGCACAAATTTTAAATCATCTCAAAGATGATACTGTGATTGTATTTAAGAAGAAGAAGCGAAAAGGTTATCGAGTCCGTAAAGGTCATCGGCAACAATATACACACATTGAAATTACTAAAATTGGATAAGGAAAATTAGGTATGGCACATAAAAAAGGTGGCGGAAGCTCACGTAACGGACGCGACAGTAATGCACAACGATTAGGTGTAAAGCGGTTTGGCGGCGAAAAAGTTTCAGCAGGAAGCATAATAATTCGTCAGCGCGGTACCAAAGTATTACCAGGCGAAAACGTCGGAGTCGGCTCGGACGATACAATCTTTGCGCTTGTTGAGGGTGTTGTTAAGTTCGAGAACTCAGGTAAATCTCGAAAAATGGTAAGCATCGTTCAATCATAATCAATTATTTAATACAGTTCTTTGCATCGCCCGTAAGAATTAGATTCATCACATAATCTGGTTTCGATCGGGCTTCTTTTTTTAAATTTTTTTAGTTCTTAATTAACAAATCAAATAACTTCTAATCAGGAGGATACAATGAAAATTGCAGTAATTGGTGGTGGTAACATCGGTGGTGTGCTAGTACAGGAAATCGTGCGACGTCGGCTGGCGCGCTATGTTAGTTTGGTAGATGTGAAAGGGCCTGATCTATCCAAAGGTAAATGTCTGGACATTGCAGAAGGCGTACCAATCATTTCATCGAATGTAGTGGTCGAAGGCTCGAAAGAATACGACGTTATCGAAGGTGCGGATTTAGTGATTAACACGGCTGGCGTGCCTCGTGCTGCCCGGCCTGATGGCACTATTCCCACACGGGAAGAATTATTAGCTACCAATTTAAAGATCACGGATGCTGTGAGCGAAGGTATCTCTAAATTCTGTCCGAAGGCGATTATCATTTCGGTTGCTAATCCTTTGGATGCTATCGTTTATCGCCTATCAATGAATTTAAAACCGGCGAGTGAAAGATTGATGGGTATGGCTGGTGTTTTAGATTCTTCACGTTACAGATATTTCGTAGCAAATGAAGCCGGTGTAAGCGTTGAGAACGTAGAAGCCATGGTTCTTGGCGGCCACGGCGACGATATGCTGCCAATCCGTTCGGCATGTCGTATTGCCGGTATGCCAGTAGAAAAATTCATCACAGCCGAAAAATTGGATGCTATCGAAGCTCGCACGCGCCAGGCTGGTGGCGAGGTGGTTAAGTTATTGGGCAGCGGTTCAGCATTTGTCTCTCCGGCATGGGCGGCATTGGAAATGGCTGAGGCAATTATTTTTGACAAGAAAAAAATTCTGCCGGTCTGCGCACTGCTCAAAGGTGAGTACGGTGTCGATGGTTTATTTATCGGCGTGCCGGTCGTTTTAGGCGCGAAGGGTATTGAAAAAATCATTGTCATGGATTTGAATGACAAGGAAAAAGAGGCTTTCGCAAAGTCCGTCACATCGGTAAAGAAATCGAGCGATGAAGTTCTGACCCTGTCGAAGTAAATAAATCAGCAGCAGTTGTGGCTGAAAAAGAGAATTCTACTTTATGCAAGAGCCATTTCTACCGTTTATAGGTGTTATGGCTCTTTTTTTTAGCTTGTTTGACGTCACATTTTTTTTAATAGAAACTGATAAATTATAAAAAACAGTAGGTGTGCTCAGAATGAAATTTATCTACTGTATAGTGTTATTTAGCTTAATCTTTTCTTCTTCCAGTTTTGCACAAACAAGGCATGATGTTTTTGTTCCGGTAGGAGCGAGCGACAGTCTTGATGCAACTTACTTCATTCCTACAACAGCACCTCCCGCTAATGGTTATCCTGTGATGGTTTTTGTACACGGGTTCGGAGGAAGAAAAAACTCTACAATCCCATCCGCTGAGCGCTATGCAAAAAGTAGTTATCTCACATTTTGTTATACCGTCCGTGGTCACGGATATTCCTCAGGTAATTCCACTATTATGTCCACACGCGAGAGATTTGATTTGGCTGAAGTCGTTAATTTCGTCAAGGCTTTACCGAATGTTGATACTAACTCGATAGGCATTATCGGCGGGTCGCAAGGCGGGCTGCATGGACTCTGGGCTATCGTTGATAATTTGCCGGTTAAAGCAGTATCGGCGGACGTGATTGTTCCTCGCTGGGCATCGGATATGTTGACGAATGGCGCTGTCAGAAGAACTGTGCCTGTCCTACTCAAAAATTCTAGCGTCAAATATGACCCCATACAAGACACATTGTGGAATTTACTCACTCGCGATTCATTCGACTCGCTTTACTCTATTTTCACGGCGCCGCGTGATATCGACACAGTAACTTTGCAATCCTCACAAAAGCCGCTGATGACTTTTATTAAATATCAGGACTTTTATTTTGAAGCAAGCGATGGAATCAGAAACATGATTACATATCCCGGTTTGAAGAAAATGTATTTGGGAACCGGGGGACATTTTTCGGACGATAATTACGATCAGTGGCAATACCAATTTTCCTGGATAACAAGATGGTTCAAACATTTTTTAAGAAATATTAATACTGGATTCTTTGATGAACCTAAATACACTTACGCTTACAGCAGCCTTCCGATGGATTCTTTGGGATATTTCAAGTGGAAACAACACGAGATAAATGAACTACCGTTTCATAATAGTGTGCCTCACCGGTTTTATTTGCATTCGAATGGTTATCTAAAATATTCAGCCCCGACATCAGTTAATGAAATCGCTGAGCTTATTAACGATTACCGCGACTCAATGTACAATTTTGAAAGAGCATGGATTGAAGGCTTTACCGGGCTTCGGTTCGACTCCGCTTTTACTAAACGAACATTAGTTTTCGAAACATCTCCATTAAACACCAGCGCACTTATGTTTGGCGCTCCACGAATTAATTTCTATCTTAAGTCGTCTTCCGAAAAATTTCCCGTTAATGTTCAGATATACGAAGTTGATAGTTTAAATAATAAATATTTTATCAACCGGATAAATTACGTATCGCGCGGGAATCTAACCGGTCAAATGATTACTGCTGACGTTCGTGGCTTCTTTCATTCACACGAATTTCAAGCAAACAACAGGATCAGAATCGAAATCACTAATATTGATAAAACCAACAGGAAGTTACTCGGCAGCGT
It encodes:
- a CDS encoding alpha/beta fold hydrolase, encoding MKFIYCIVLFSLIFSSSSFAQTRHDVFVPVGASDSLDATYFIPTTAPPANGYPVMVFVHGFGGRKNSTIPSAERYAKSSYLTFCYTVRGHGYSSGNSTIMSTRERFDLAEVVNFVKALPNVDTNSIGIIGGSQGGLHGLWAIVDNLPVKAVSADVIVPRWASDMLTNGAVRRTVPVLLKNSSVKYDPIQDTLWNLLTRDSFDSLYSIFTAPRDIDTVTLQSSQKPLMTFIKYQDFYFEASDGIRNMITYPGLKKMYLGTGGHFSDDNYDQWQYQFSWITRWFKHFLRNINTGFFDEPKYTYAYSSLPMDSLGYFKWKQHEINELPFHNSVPHRFYLHSNGYLKYSAPTSVNEIAELINDYRDSMYNFERAWIEGFTGLRFDSAFTKRTLVFETSPLNTSALMFGAPRINFYLKSSSEKFPVNVQIYEVDSLNNKYFINRINYVSRGNLTGQMITADVRGFFHSHEFQANNRIRIEITNIDKTNRKLLGSVPFVLPVFKYSRNEIFVNEIYASYIELPLMTNEYILRVLDQTPSTFHLSQNYPNPFNSTTALEYSLPQNTHVTLKVYDILGREVKTLFEGKQFAGTYKATFNADQLASGVYFYRLITAVTDNNVNNLSGYTRKMILIK
- the rplU gene encoding 50S ribosomal protein L21; this encodes MFAIVEIAGQQFKVSPSAKLFVPKIANQVGNKLKFDKVLLYSDDKGIKVGKPIVKGIEVEAQILNHLKDDTVIVFKKKKRKGYRVRKGHRQQYTHIEITKIG
- a CDS encoding ATP-dependent Clp protease ATP-binding subunit; the encoded protein is MEGNFSNRVQDVIRLSREEALRLGHDYIGTEHLLLGIIREGQGIAVKILRNLGVDLQKLKKSIEEAVRSTGGTMTMGNIPLTKQAEKVLKITYLEAKLFKADVIGTEHLLLSLMRDDDNIAAQILHQLNITYEAVRFELDNIISGKTPSSHPASPQVEKKNDKSKTPVLDNFGRDLTRLAMEDKLDPIVGREKEIERVAQVLSRRKKNNPVLIGEPGVGKTAIAEGLALRIVQKKVSRVLHDKRVVTLDLGALVAGTKYRGQFEERMKAVMNELEKAKDVILFIDELHTIVGAGGASGSLDASNMFKPALSRGELQCIGATTLDEYRQYIEKDGALDRRFQKIMIDPTSVEETIQILKYIKHKYEQHHGVKYTDKAIEGAVKLSDRYITDRYLPDKAIDVLDEAGARVHLSNIHVPQDVLDLEAEVEKVKQSKSHVVKSQNYEEAARLRDLEKKLLSSLETAKLEWEQKSESLVYEVTENHIADVVAMMTGIPVNKIAESESLKLLKMEEVLQKQIIGQSEAIVKLSKAIRRTRSGLKDPKRPIGSFIFLGPTGVGKTELAKVLAKYLFDTEEALIRIDMSEYMEKFSISRLVGAPPGYVGYEEGGQLTEKVRRKPYSVVLLDEIEKAHPDVFNILLQVLDDGILTDSLGRRVDFKNTILIMTSNVGTRDIKTTGSFGFGTETPKDKYTAMKQTVEDALKRVFNPEFLNRVDDTIIFHSLERQHINEIIEIQMEELVKRMESLDIKLRLTKPAREFLIDKGFDPAFGARPLKRVLQKYVEDAIAEEILRNKFSEGSIINIKLNPKTNTLKFVDVNKSKKAKPEKEPQAETSESN
- a CDS encoding malate dehydrogenase, yielding MKIAVIGGGNIGGVLVQEIVRRRLARYVSLVDVKGPDLSKGKCLDIAEGVPIISSNVVVEGSKEYDVIEGADLVINTAGVPRAARPDGTIPTREELLATNLKITDAVSEGISKFCPKAIIISVANPLDAIVYRLSMNLKPASERLMGMAGVLDSSRYRYFVANEAGVSVENVEAMVLGGHGDDMLPIRSACRIAGMPVEKFITAEKLDAIEARTRQAGGEVVKLLGSGSAFVSPAWAALEMAEAIIFDKKKILPVCALLKGEYGVDGLFIGVPVVLGAKGIEKIIVMDLNDKEKEAFAKSVTSVKKSSDEVLTLSK
- the rpmA gene encoding 50S ribosomal protein L27, with the protein product MAHKKGGGSSRNGRDSNAQRLGVKRFGGEKVSAGSIIIRQRGTKVLPGENVGVGSDDTIFALVEGVVKFENSGKSRKMVSIVQS
- a CDS encoding TetR/AcrR family transcriptional regulator, giving the protein MSKIERKEREKQLRRESILDAAESVFFEKGLIASTMDEIAEKAELSKGTLYLYYRSKDDLYLGVICRGFDILIIKLNESVSPNVSTIQKLLNIGSAYYNFSQKHTHYFRMFSFLESPQFHTMASEELLNESHNQSKRAWDVIIDVISNGIKDGTFRENIDPVQMAIILWLNATAIMKLKDRKDQFWIENLNVDVDTILQKSNAMLVSTMLTENAKRYYQPKL